The DNA segment CAGAGTCATTCCCTGGCACCCCAGCCCCATTCAGTGTCTCTGGGTTATTTTTACAATGattccctgccagcccagcattGCCAAGTGGCACATTTGAAAAGCCTAGTGATGGCAAGGAAGAGTGACATCATCATTCTGTGATGATGTCAGCACCCGTgaccaaaacacagaaaatggacaaaaccaaaaaaaaacatagTTATTCCCAGGATTGCTTTACCCTACTTCCATTATGATTTTTGACACCTTCTAGGTAAGGTTTCCAAGACATGAGTGATGCAGCAAAAtgcaagaaacaaacaaatccaaCAGACTGGCAGCCTCTGGAGAGGTACTGTATACACACACATCAGGACACTGGCAGCCAGCATTTATAAACACATTTCCTTGCCTTTTTGAAGCATTATGCAGTGTGAGCCACAGTGTGTCCTGGGGAGCTCTTTCCCTGGGCTGGAGATATGTCTTTCTCAGGAGCTGGATGTTTAAGGACTCCATGAGCCTGAGCCACCACCTCTGACCCATCTCTCACTCTGCTGCCTCCTTGGGGTTTACATGCTTTATATAACTGCATTTATTTACAAagcatttcccagctggaaaaagcCCTTTGCAGTGGAGAGGGAGATTCCCTTTAGCTGATAGTGAGTGCTTTGGCTGTGTGTTTTTCAGTGTGCTCTGAAGTGTGAAGGCTTTTTTGGGTCTGCAGATACACATGCAGCTTCTTGATGAGAtgcttggcttttctttttggagGGCTGGAACCAAATATTTGGAGGCTCCTTCAATTCATGCAGGTTGATTTAAATGTCACAGAAGTGCTGGGGCTGATTTGCTGCTTTGAGCAGGGATTAAACACTGGGGTCTCCCAGTGATCTCCAGCATCTGGCTGCTGCTCATTTCTTGGTCTGGAACAGGTGATGTGGGTGCTGAAATCCTTGTGCTCAATTCTAAGCAGGGAAAAAGTTTCCAGTGAAACTGCCCCTCTTTAGTACAGGATGCTCACAACCAGTCTCAcaagcagcacccagcagctcagctgaattaatttctcctttGGGTGAAAAGAGGGTTGTTCTTCTCTGGTGAGGATTTTAGTCTTCtcaaggagctgagctggctccACTTTGGGATGTTCATGTGTAACCACAAGGCAACAGGGCAGCCACCTTGGCTAGGAAGTTTCTTAGTGAATTTTGGGGGCTTTGTGGTGTCTTGTCTGTGCCCATCTGCCAGCCTGTCACTGTGTGTTTTTGTGCAtgccttcctgcagctcagtgtgCAGTGGTGTGTTTCctgtggagctgtgcctgcctgtcAGTCTGTGTTCCTGGAAGTGAGTGGGTATTTAAGGACCTCTGTCTGTCTGCTTGAGTGTAGCAGAACATGAGCAGGCTTTCACTTCTTGTTTAGCTAATAACtacaattttgcttttctgatggAGTTTGAattccagcagccagagctgaagTCTGTGATTAGAAGTGCCATTGGGATGCTAACAGATTCTGAATCCCTCTCCCTGACTTTCTTTTCTCTAGAGCTGAAGTAGTAATAAATGACTCCTCATCTCCAGCTGTTGTTGACAGAAGTAATGAAAGCATTAAGCACAACATTAAACCAGCCTCATCCAAATGGAGACACAACCAGACACTCTCTTTGAAGATCAGGTACTGGTAATTACCTATAGGACAAGAGACAGATTTGGTCCTCTCCAGTGCAAGCTGGCAAATTGTATCATCTAAAGAAGtcaaggaagaaataaaaagacttATCTCCTGCTGAGCTAGGCTTCATATCTATAAGTGATTGCTTAGAAATGAATTCCCAGCTGAGCCAGCTGGCCTGGAAACGACAAAACAAAGAGCACTTGAGCCCCTGTTTCTCAGGCCAGGTGGAAGTTGGTGGGTCACAGAGGGAAGGAGACCTTCTTACCTGGGTAAACTCAGAGGTTTGCCACCTCACTAGTGGTGGGCTGACTGTGGTAGCCTGCCCCAGGCAgtgaggggagagggagcaggcACTGAGATGGAAATACCACTTTGTAGCTGTGCCTGGAGAGCGTGGCCAGCTGGACTGGCCAGAGAGTGAGGGCTGCCAGGGGGTGCCTCTGTACCTCACCTGATAAGGCTGtttcctccctgtgctcaggaaaCAGATCCTGAAGTTCCTGGATGCAGAGAAGGACATCTCAGTGCTGAAGGGGACGCTGAAGCCGGGGGACATCATCCACTACGTGTTCGACAGGGACAGCACCATGAACGTCTCGCAGAACCTGTACGAGCTGCTGCCCCGCACCTCTCCCCTCAAGGGCAAGCAGTTCCCCACCTGTGCCATCGTGGGCAACTCGggggtgctgctcagcagtggctgtggccCTGAGATCGATGCTCACAGCTTTGTCATAAGGTAGGGGCTGCTCCCCGTGCACCAgggtcccagggctgtggggcagggcagggggatgagaccctgggcagctggggcagcacagcctcacagccccagctgcacacacagagctcacccATGCAAAGGTCCTGCTGAAAACATTCCCCTCTTCTCCAGGTGCTCCCCAGTTCTTGCAAGTGCACCTTGTCACCTTAACCCCCCTCAACACCCTCTTCTCTCTTGCAAACAAACCtctcacaaaccccaaatcactTCTGCCCTCGAGCACAGGGTGCAGCACACGATGCCCTGGCACCACACTTGTGCATGCCCAGGTGTGACactcccctgtgtcccctctgtcccccgtGCCattgtccctgcagcagcacgTCCTGAGCCCCCTGGGACACACCAGATTCACTGCTGGAGGTGTCTGAAGTGGAGAGGAggagctcctgccctcccagcccgAAGCCCCAGTTAGCTGAGAGGCTGTGGAATCCACAGATGATTTATGTCCATGCAGACATTTGTTTTCTGGTGAGTCTATTACGAGGACAGCCCAATCCatcagcagctcacagaggcGGTGCTGGCGTGACGTGGGGATGAGGATAATGTCACCTCTGTCCCCCTCTCAaaccctgctgctccagctgcctggctgctggcagctccagcctgtccaCAGGGGATGGAGCATTATCCTTAACTGCAGCACAAGTGAGCAGAGGGGAAAACTGCTTATTGTGGTTCTGGCAAAGTTTAGTGAGGGGCATTCATGTCAGGCAGCAGAATTGCAGGAGAAAAGCTTTTCTGGATGTGAGGATGGGGATTTTGAGCAACTTCTCCCCTGCCATGTGCTAGTGCAGgtctggcacagcacagaccaCACTTCCCACTGTAGGTTGTGTCAGCCACTGCTGGAACCTGCATCTTCCTGAGGAAGCCTTTTCAGCAGGGTTGGCAGAGACCAGTGACTGGGTCTGTGTCCAGGATACAGGTccaatgtttatttttactgaattcACTCCTGTGATGAGTCAATCAAAGGGCCCCCATGCCAGTAGCTGGATATTCTTTCCACCATTCCCTTAGTTTCCCCATAAAACAGTAACAATAGCTGATTGTTGAGGCAGATGGTTAGGGTGCATTTCCTGCTCATTAAATGCTGTAACCTCACTGTCAAACACCACAGCAGAGCACTCTGTGCAAACACATGGGTACCCTCTGGTTTTTAGGATGCTGGGGGAGCATCTCTCTGCATCCCCCCATCATCTGGTTCCCACTGCCATTTCCACTGTGCCATGTGCAGGGCACAGTCACAGATTCCCCCCCTCAAGGAGCTGTAGGAAACCACTCTACAACAAGGGTGATTTGTTGGCAGTTTGTCCCACATGCTGGTGTGACACAGGGCTCAAGGTACATGGCCTGTACCCACATGTACAATCTGAGAGGAGGCACCAATGAACACTAcagaaaaaggtgttttttgAGGGTCACAGCCTCCAGACAGCCAGGCCCTGTGGACACCATGTCCTGGCATCCCCTCCTGCTAGTGTCAGTATCACCAGTGGTGCCACCAGGTCTGCTGTTTGCAGAGACAGGATAATGTTactccagcagggctgggattaaGAGACAAATGCTCTCCTTGAGTAGAAAAGGCTGTTTTGTCTAAAATCTGCCATGGGAGCTTTGTTGCTGACGTTATTTGTGGGCTACACAGAAGAGCCACCACTCCCTTAAACCATGAGACACCACAGTTGTGGGTGACATTAGCCTTGTCCCAGAGGGACATGTGTGCACGTGCCATCATGCAGAGGTGGCTCATCACCAGTAATTTATTGCAGAGGGTcattctctctcctctccatcccaaaaGTGCGGGCGGATGGGCACAttgtccccagccctggtgacACCCTCACTGTGCCTGCCACTGCCCTCTCCCAGTCcactgagcagggctgctgggtgTTTCTCCTTGCAGGTGCAACCTGGCCCCTGTGCAGGAGTACTCCCAGGACGTGGGCATGAAGACAGACCTGGTGACCATGAACCCCTCGGTGATCCAGCGCGCCTTCGAGGACCTGGTGAACGAGACGTGGcgggagaagctgctgcagcgCCTGCACAGCCTCAACGGCAGCATCCTCTGGATCCCAGccttcatggccaaggggggcaaGGAGAGAGTGGAGTGGGTGAACGAGCTCATCCTGAAGCACCACATCAACGTCAGGACTGCCTACCCCTCGCTGCGCCTGCTGCACGCCGTGCGAGGGTGAGAgcctctgctgggctcctggctgcaggaaaacacacCTTGCTTCCTTCTGACAGCTGGGATGGGGTGCTGGATGGGCCTAGATAAGAGCTGGAGATCACCTTAAACAGGGGCTCCCCACTGTGCTCTTTGAGGGCTTTTAGCAATATCCAAACCTCCAGTGCTCTCCTGGGTGTCACCATAACTCCCAAGAGGTTAGGGCTTTCCTTGGAGAAACTGTGTGCACTGAGCTAGCAATGAGATTTGTCACCTTGTGCTTCAGTAGCAACAGGGGAgatacaggttggatattaggaaaaaggttttcatggaaagagtgacagagcactggaatggtctgcccagggaggtgctggagtcaccatccctggatgtgtttaaaaacagactggaggtggcacttggtgccatggtctagttgaggtgttagggcatgggttgggcttgatgatctcaaaggtctcttccaacccagtcattctgtgaattctgtgaactACAAAtctggcacagctcctccagtgacagggcagtgacatGGTCTGGTCCTGCTGATCAGATACACAGATGTGACTGGCTTTACtatgagggaaggaaaaggtctttctgttctctgcttGCCTCTTCAGGTGTACAGGAGACACAGTTGTGGTGGGGACAAGGAGGTTATAAAAGAAAGAGAGCCCCAGGGGTGAGATTTTCATATAAATGACTTGGGAATGGGGTAGGCTCTTGATTTTGTGTTATATTTCTCTAGGAAGATCATGATTCCTTAAGCATTTAAGGAGTTCAGGCAGACAGTGACTCTTGCTGGGATGACTTATGGCAGTAGTTGTCCTGTGATCCTGACTAGACCCCATTAATCTCACAGGATGGGAATTTCCTTGTGTAGCTGGTGCTCCCACTTCTAAACCCCAGCATTAATGTTCTTGATTTCCCTGAGCACTTCTCCTGCACACCTCTGAGTCTGGGCTCTGCAGGTCAGTTGGTCCCTGCTGGGTGtttcctgtcccagctcaggctgtgtgtcagtgctgggggtgggcaggggaCAGATTTTGGGGTCATCTCTGCCAGGAGCAAGCTCAAGGAGGGTCTCCAGGGCAgcctggggggctgggaggagtGGAGTGGTGCCATGTGCCTCACAGGCAGCAATAATGAGCAAGCACCACATCTGCCCCAAGTGCCTGTGCTGGAGGCTTCTCTGGGCCAGAGAGACATCTCACAGAAAACACTGGctttgaggaaaagaaagggaaggaaatgatACCACAACTCacagaagaggaagagaggaaggaaaaaaaaatcccacaaccCAAATTCAGAGCTATTTCTAGCTATAATTGACTTACTTTCATCTGTCAAAATAGAATTAAGCTCCTGTAATAAGCCCTCTAAATCAACAGGCTGCTAATCCTGTGCTGGCAACCACCCCTGGTGCCAGAAACTTCCCATAGGAAGCTTTGCAGAGGAGTTGGCAAGGGTTAGGCATCACTTTCCTGTGGGAGAGGAGGATGCCTGCACAAGCTCAGCTGCTGAGCTTATCTTCCAGCTCACAGCATCTTCCTGGcctccctgtgcacagccctgggctccagctgggctggctgtccctgtggctgcaggacctgctggctgcagagggcagggattttgggaaagccCAGGGAGCAGTGCACCCACTCTCCCCcatggctgggagctgtgtctTCCTTTTGCACATGTTTTAGTGTAACCATGGACTTCACTGGGGTTTTGTGCAGGGAAGGTGGGTTTGGGCTTCTCAGAACCTCCTGGGGCTCAGAGGGATGGAGCCACTCAGGCCAGCAGGCAtgtggagggagctgggggtggacatggcagcagcacatggcTGGACAGCTTGCTGGTGGCAAACTCCAAGGTCCTGGCTGGAAATAGAGCCAGGACCTCGATGCTGTGCCTTGGGCTGGTcactgtgctggggcagtggaGAAGGtggctcctggcagcagagaggctgcacTAATTCAATTATAACCACAGAGGCCAGTGCTAATCCTCATCAGGGACTGCCCTCTGAGCcaagggagctgctgcctgacctgccctcctgctctcaCACTtatcagcaggaaaacaaggaTGCCTACAGATTAGCAATTAATCTAatgagagctgcagccccttcagAAAGCCAGAACTGATGGGAGCACTTCAACACTGACCCATTGTGCTGTGGCCTGGCCCAGGAGCTCACAGAGGGgtcacccagggctggggggcaaAGGGCTGTGCAGGTGTGGGGGAAGGCTGGAGTCTGTATTAACCCTTTCTTTGGTACAGCCTCCTCAGCTTTGGACTTGGGTGGATTTGAGAGTGACTCAGGCAGAATTGAatgagctgggcacagctgatgCTCTTGTGCTGTGTAGGAAGTCTCTCAGGCACCAGTAGATTAGTCTTGACCATCTGCTCAGGGTAATGGATATGATGTGGTTTGGGGTGAAGGAGTCCTTCCTCAGCTCAAACTGACCAGAATCACTTGGAGTTTGTAGGACTTTGTTCATCTTCTGTGTCACTGTCCAATTCCTGTGGTCATCCCATCCTTCTGCTTGTGAGGGGTATGGTcaccagcagcatcctctgtctctccagctctctctgtgCTGGTTCACAGCACTGTGCTTTTGTTTGACACATCTGAGATTTGtgaaacaaatacattttgtgGCATGTGGAGTGCAGCAGATAGTGAATAATCCACAAAGCCCCACAGCTCatccctctctgctgcagggGGATGCTGGTGCAGAGAGGTCCCATCTTCTCCCTTTTTGGATAA comes from the Oenanthe melanoleuca isolate GR-GAL-2019-014 chromosome 10, OMel1.0, whole genome shotgun sequence genome and includes:
- the ST8SIA2 gene encoding alpha-2,8-sialyltransferase 8B, with amino-acid sequence MPLPCRGWTLALLTLLVGFLIFADISEIEEESGSSGGRGTIRSAVNSLHSKSNRAEVVINDSSSPAVVDRSNESIKHNIKPASSKWRHNQTLSLKIRKQILKFLDAEKDISVLKGTLKPGDIIHYVFDRDSTMNVSQNLYELLPRTSPLKGKQFPTCAIVGNSGVLLSSGCGPEIDAHSFVIRCNLAPVQEYSQDVGMKTDLVTMNPSVIQRAFEDLVNETWREKLLQRLHSLNGSILWIPAFMAKGGKERVEWVNELILKHHINVRTAYPSLRLLHAVRGYWLTNKVHIKRPTTGLLMYTLATRFCNQIYLYGFWPFPLDQNQHPVKYHYYDSLKYGYTSQASPHTMPLEFKALKTLHQQGALKLTVGECEGAT